The stretch of DNA CGCTACCGCCTAAGAAGCCGTAAATTTCAGCCTCTTTGACGCTCCAGCTCACATTATCGTGCATTATCTTATCGCCATAACACGTAGTTATGTTTTTTCCAACTATTATCTCGTTCATATCTTTAGCCACATAAAAATTATCGCGAAAAATGCATCAAGCGCAATGACCCAAAATATCGCATTTACAACACTAACTGTTGTCATTGCTCCAAGGCTTTGAGCGTTTTGACTAACGCCAAATCCCCTCATGCAGCCAATGATCGCTATTACCGCGCCAAAAAATGGAGCTTTTATCATACCAACAGCAAAATGCCTAAGCTCGACCATCTCGCGAAATCTATTTAGATAGTCGCTAAAGCTGATATCAAGTATCGTTTGACAAATGATCATCTGCCCCAAAATACTTATCGCATCAGCTATAAAGATAATGACAGGCACACAAAGCACCATGGCGATGATGCGTGGCAGCACCAAAAAGTTAAAGGGCTCAAAGCCCATCGTCTTCATCGCGTCTATCTCTTCAGTTAGCTTCATAGCGCCAATTTGTGCGGTAAAACTAGAGGCTGACCTGCCTGCCACAACGATAGCAGCGATGAGCGGAGCCACCTCTCTAAGCGTTAGCATGCCCATGATCTCTACTATAAATATACTTGCTCCAAAGCTTGCAAGCATCGCACTGCCAAGATATGCAAGCACGACACCTATCAAAAAAGCGGTGAGTGATACGATAAAAACAGCATTCACGCCACCATCTTTTATGTAGTTACTAAATTCTCTAAATCTAAGACTAGCTGGATTAAATAAAATTTTTACGCTTTTTATTAAAAATTCACCCAAAAACGAGCCAAACTCAAGCAAATTTACAAATCCCTCGCAAATTTTTTCACCGAGTCGTGAGAAGAAATTTAGACTATTGTGCGGCGGCATGTAGTTAAAATCGATCTTTTCATCATTTAAAAGATCGCCCATTGCCTTTATCTTTTCATCATTTGTAATGATCTCAAATTTCTTACCATTTAGCGCATTTCTTAAAAGTATCAAAACAGCGTAATCAATGCTTTTTAGCTCACTAAAGTCAAATTTAACATTGCCGCTAAGTTTTTGGATTTTTTTAAAAATGCTTTGTAAATTTTTTGCGTCTTTATAGCTAAACTCACCTATAAATTTTATAGTCTGAGCGCCATTTGCCACTACAAAAATGACATCATTTTTATTTTGCAAAAAGTTCCTTTGCCTTAAAATTTCTGGATTATATTATAAATTTTGTTAAAATAAAAAATCAAAAATTTTAAGGATTTAGATGAAATTTGAAGTTATAAAAAAAGATGGAAATGCAAGGCGTGGTATCCTAACAACTGCCCATAGCGTTATACAAACGCCAGTTTTCATGCCAGTTGGCACGGTTGGCGCGGTTAAAAGCTTAGACGCCTTTGATATGAGTGAAATTTTAGACGCAAAGATAATCTTAGCAAACACCTACCACATGTATCTGCGCCCCGGAAGCAAGGTCGTGCGCGAGTTTGGCGGACTTCATGGATTTTCTAAGTTTGAGCGCTCTTTTTTAACAGATAGCGGTGGATTTCAGGCATTCTCGCTTAGATCAAACACCAAAAACGACGATGGTGGGATAAAATTTAAAAGCCATATCGACGGCAGCACGCACTATTTTACGCCAAGATCCGTTCTTGATACGCAGTACGATCTAGGTAGCGACATTATGATGATACTTGATGATCTGGTCGCCTTGCCTGCTGAGCCAAAAAGAATCGATCTAAGCATAAAACGAACGATAAAATGGGCAAAAGAGGCGATTGATTATCACAAATTTATGCAAAGCAAGGGCGTTGGCTTGCAGCAAAATATCTTTGGCATCGTCCAAGGCGGCACCGACTATGAGGCACGTAAATTTTGCGCGCAGGCGCTAAACGAGATGCCATTTGACGGCCTTGCGATAGGTGGGCTAAGCGTTGGCGAGAGCAATGAGGCGATGTATGACACGGTTGAGGCAGTTATGCCATTTATGGATGAGCTTAGACCTCGCTATCTAATGGGCGTTGGCACACCAGAAGATCTTGTAGAAAACGTGGAGAGAGGCGTTGATATGTTTGACTGCGTCATGCCAACTAGAAACGCAAGAAACGGCACGCTATTTACTAGCTTTGGCAAGATAAATATAAAATCAGCCAAATTTATAAACGACCACGCGCCGATAGACCCAGCTTGCCAGTGCTACACCTGCAAGCGCTACTCCAGAGGCTATCTAAACCACCTTTTTAAGGCAAGAGAGCTCACGTTTTTTAGACTAGCAAGCCTTCACAACCTGCACTACTATCTAAATTTGATGAAAGAGATGAGAGAGGCGATAGAAAGAGACGAATTTGCCAAATTTAAGAAAAATTTTTATGCTAAAAGGGTAAAAAATGAGCTATAAAAGTTCAGTTTGTGGATATTTTTATGGCGATGAATACGACTATATTTTGCTTGTTTCTTTCACACAAAAGCAAAGCTATAAATTTTTATTTAAAAATGGCAAAATTTACAAAGAAGACTTTGATCACGAATGCGATAAAAACGAGTTTGAAGCGGCTCTTAAAAAACTATGTAATGAATATGCAAACAAAATTTTAGAACATCAAGAAGAACTAAACGAGTATGAAAAAATTTACGCTAGTCGAAAAAACTTTAATAAATTTATCAAAAGACACCACTTTTTAAAATATGAGATTAGAAAATTTCAAAATAAGATATCTCACTTTTATGAAACCCTTTCGATTTGTCAAAGCGAGCAACAAAATTTAAAAAAAGAGCTTAAAAATAGTACTCATGAGGCAAATGTTTTTAGAACAATGGCCAATGAATATGCCTGCAGAATCGATGATATTTATACATTTATACAAAGTATAAAAAACGACAAAATCAATCAAAATATTTACATTTTGACAATGATATCAGCTGTAATGCTGCCACTAAATCTGATAACTGGGTTTTTTGGTATGAATACACAAGGTTTGCCATTTAATGAAACTAAAAATGCCACTATGATAGTTGTATCAATAATGCTTGGAGTAATTCTTTGTTGTGTTGTTTTTTTATTTTGGTATACAAATAAGAAGAAGTAGAAAAACGAATATATCTGATATATAAGGTATTTGAAATTCTATATAGAAATTTTTCTACATATTTTAAATTTTTATAGCCTAGCGGTAAAAACAATAAAAATAATTAGATTTTTATTAATATTAAAACGATAAAAATATTTAATAAAAAATAGAAATTAGATTTAAAGAAAAATTGAAAAGTCCTGAATAGGCTTCAGGACAGATAGTAAGATTATTTTCTAAGTTCGCGGATTTTAGCAGCTTTACCACGAAGATCACGTAGATAGAATAATTTAGCTCTTCTAACACGACCTTTTCTAAGAACTTTTATTTCTTCGATTGAGTCACTAAAAATTGGGAAAATTCTCTCAACGCCAACACTATTAGCGCCAATTTTTCTAATGATAAATGTTTCGCCAGTACCGCTACCACGTCTAGCTATACAAATACCTTCAAAATTTTGAATTCTAGTTTTATCGCCTTCGTGAATACGAGTAGCAACACGCAACGTATCTCCTGCACGAAAGTCAGGAATATTTTTACTAGCAATTTGAGCATTTTCAAATGCTTCAATGTATTTATTTCTCATGTTTTTCCTTATTTATGTGGCTTAAGCTTTTGATATAAATCAGGGCGAAAGAACCTTGTTTTGCAGTGAGCCATCTTATTTTTTAAAGTGTGGATTTTAGCATGGTTACCCTTTAAAAACTCTGAAACCACAAAAATTGATCTAAAATTATCAGGCTTTGTAAAAGATGGGGCTTCAAGCAAATTATCCTCAAAACTCTCAACTTCAAGGCTCATATTGTTTCCTAAAACTCCAGGTATATTTCTTGATATTGCATCGCTCATACAAAGCGCAGGAAGCTCTCCACCAGTTAAAACAAAATCACCTATACAAAAAACTTCATCTGCCCAAAGCTCAACAACTCGTTCATCAAGGCCTTCATATCTACTGCAAACAAAACAAATGTGATCTTTTTTAGAAAGCCTCTTTGCATCATTTTGATTAAATTTTTTACCAGCTGGTGTCAAAAATATCACGTGAGTATTTTTATCTTTTTCTTTTAGAAATTTGATCGAATCATCCAAAGGCTGTGGAAACATCAAAAGCCCTGCTCCACCTCCGATCATATAATCATCAACTTTATTATGCTTATCTTTAGTAAAATTTCTTGGATTTATAAAATCAATTTCAATAAATTTATTACCAATTGCACGTTTTAAAATAGAATCACAAAAATAAGGTTTAACTAAATTTTCAAAAAGTGTAATAAACGTAAATGTCATGAATTTTCTAAAATGGCTCTAGCACCTTTTACCAAAATCTCTTCATTATCTAAATTTACACTTATGATAAAATGCTCTAAATATGGAATGTAAAAATTCTTCGGATTGCCGCTTATAATAAGCTTTTCATCTGTTTTTATATGTAAAAGTGAATTTGCAAAATTATCTTGAATATCTTCTACGATCCCCAAAAATTCGCCGTTTTCTACAACTTTTAAGCCAATAATATCAAACTGAAAAAATTCATTTTTTCTTAATTTGCAGTTTTTTCTAGTGAGCTCTTTTGTAGTATATATAGTTCTATTTACAAGTGTTTTAGCAAGGTCTAAGTCATCAAAATTTTCAAACAAAACCAGCTCTTTTTGTCTATCGTAGTCTTTTATGGTCAGCTGATCATTGTTTTTATCAAAAAAGGTTGCACCTTTTTTATACTGTTCTGGAAAGTCGCTCTTGTTGTGAAGTTTTAAATAACCCCTTAAACCAACACATCTTCCGATAGTAGCGACTTCAACAATATCACTATTCAATAGCTTTTACCGTTACCCTATAGCTTGTATTATCTTTGGCTTTACAACCAATAATAACGGTCTTTATAGCATTTATCATTTTGCCGTCTTTACCGATAAGTTTTCCAGTATCAATCTTGTCAGCATTTATGATAATGTCAACAAAATTTTCACCAAGCTCTTGACGCTCTATAGTTACCTTTTCAGGAAAGTCAGCTATTAACTTGGCGTATTCGTATAAAAAATTTTCAACCATTATTTTGTAATTTGTGCAACTCTGTCGCTAAGTTTAGCACCAACGCTTTTCCAGTAATCTAATCTCTCTTTGTTGAAATTTATAACATTTGGCTCAACCATAGGATTGTAATAGCCAATACTTTCTATCCAGCCACTATCACGCCTTTTTCTGCTATCTGTAACAACTATACGATAAAAAGGTCTTTTCTTACGTCCCATTCTTGTTAGTCTTACTACTGTTGCCATATTATATTTCTCCTCTTGTTTTTAAATAAAGCTTAAATTTAGATAACAAATATCCAAATTTAAACCCTTTTATCAAACAGGTCTTTTTAAATTTGCTTGAGAAAGCATATTTGCAAGTCCTTTTGCTCCACCTTTTCCTGAAAATTTCTTAGCAAGTTTTGAGGCATTTTCAAACTGCTTTAAAAAACGATTTACTTCTACCTGAGAAAGTCCAGAACCAGTCGCTAAACGTCTTTTTCTACTATTATTTAAAAGGTCTGGGTTTTCACGCTCTTTTTGTGTCATAGAGTTTATCATAGCCTTAATATGCAAAATTTCTTTTGAATTATCAAGATCTATATCTTTTATCTGATTTGCAATATTTGAAAGACCAGGTATCATCCCCATTAAAGACTTCATACTACCAAGCTTTTTAACGCTTTCCATTTGATCTAAAAAGTCATTAAAGTTAAACTGACCTTTTTTTATCTTTTGATTTAGACGTTTTGCCTCTTTTTCATCAATAATTGTCGATGTTTTCTCAACCAAAGTGGCCAAGTCACCCTCACCCATTATACGACTTACAATACGATCTGGTATAAAACTCTCAATATCAGCTACTTTCTCGCCAGTACCGACAAATCTAAGTGGAATATTTAGCTGTTTTGCAATACTAATAGCTACGCCACCCTTCGAGTCAGAATCAAATTTAGAAAGGATAACTCCAGAAATTCCTAAAATTTCATTAAAACTTGTAGCTGTTTTTACAGCATCTTGACCACTCATAGCATCAGCTACGTAGAAAATTTCATGTGGATTTATCGCATTTTTTATATCTTTTATCTCTTGCATCAACTTCTCATCAATTGCAAGACGACCAGCAGTATCCACTAAAAGCACATCATAAAGACCACTTTTTGCTTTTTCTAGTGCTTCTTTTGCTACTTTTATAGGGTTGTTTTCATTTTCTATATAAAAAAGATCGATCTCGTTTGCAACGCAGAGCTGTCTTAGCTGCTCAACTGCCGCTAATCTTTGCAAGTCACAAGCCGCAACTAAAACTTTTTTCTTTCTTAGTTTTAGATAGTTTGCAAGCTTGATAGTTGTTGTTGTTTTACCGCTACCTTGCAAACCAGCCATCAAAACAATTGTCGGTGCAACTGGCGCATAGACAAAGCCTTGATTGCCAGGAGCTGTTAAGATAGTCGTTAAATTTGACTTGATCGCATCTAGGAAATTCTTTTGGCCAACGCCAGTTTGCTTTAGTTCGCTTTCAATAGACGCGAGTAGATCTTTAGTGACTTTGTGGTGAACATCAGCTTTTAAAAGAGCTTTTTTTAACACGTCAAGTGCGTTTTTTATAGCTTTTTCGTCATCTACAAAACGTATCTTGCTAACGGCTAATCTAAAAGACTCGCTAATTTGTTCGAACACTAATCACCTTTCTAAGTTGTTATTAAAGGGCGTATATTACTAAATAATTTCTTTATTGCTCTTTAAATTTCAAATTTATTAGATAGCTCAAATCCAAGAGAGTTAAATTCTTTTGGGATCGGCGCTTTAAATTTATAGTCTAAAAGAGCGATAGAATAGGCATGCAAGAACATTCTATTTGCCCTATTTTTGCCGTATTTCTCATCGCCAACGATAGGTAAATTTAAACTAGCCAAATGCACTCTTATCTGGTGCGTTCTGCCTGTTTTTATTGCAACTTTTACAAGCGTTTTTTTACCTGCAACCATGAGTGGTGAAATTTCACTGATCGCCTCTTTGCCGTCTTTTGATATCTTTGAAAAAGCACCATTTTTATTTTTTATCGTCAAGATCGGCTCATTTACAACCACTTCTTCGCTCATGATACCCCTAACTGCGGCCACATAAATTTTCTCAACCTTCATCTTTTTAAACTCATTTATCGCAAGTGCTGCGAATTCGTCATTTTTTACAAGAAGTAGCACGCCACTCGTGTCTTTATCGAGTCTATGAAGGAGTGGAAATTTATAAATTTGGCTGATTTTTTCGCTAGTCACGGCAGCTGGTTTACTAATGGCTATTAAATTTTCATCTTCAAAGATAATGCTTGGCTTTGGCATCTCCTCGACGCTAAATTTAGTATTTTCACTCATCAAAGCACGAGCTATCATCACCTTTTGCCCTTTGGCATAAACTAGGCCGCTGTCAATTAGCTCCTTTGCCTCGTTGTTTGAGATATTTTTTTGTTTGGCTAAAATTTTATACGCTTTTTCTTCACTCATAAAGTGCTCCTTATATCTTCTATGATCGCATCAGAGCTTGCTTGCACAGTGATCTTGCTCTTTTTGGCATCACTATCTATTATACCGCCAATCTCGCTGGCTTTTGCGATGTAGATGTTTTCAACTAGGCTAAATAACGCCTTTTGGTTAAATATAAACTCACCGCTTATTATTACTGGGTTAAATTGTGCGCACTCGATTGGATTATGCCCACCGATATTTGGTACAAAACTGCCTCCAAGCACTACTATATCGCTAATAGCATAGACATTTACAAGCTCGCCTAAAGTGTCAAGCAAATTTACTTTAGCTTCAAATTTATACGTTTGACTAAATTTCGCAAAGCTAAAATCATGCTTTTTAGCGTAGTCGCCTGCTATCTTCTCAACCTCTGTAAACCTCTCAGGATGGCGTGGAGCGATGATCAAGAGATCGTTTTCTTTTAAATTTAAATTTTGCAAAATCATCTCTTCTTCGCCTGTATGCGTGCTTGCTAGCACGATCACTCTAGCTTTTGGCTTTTCATAAATTTTACTCACGCTTGGCAAAAATGCAGCTTTTATGTTACCAACGACCTCTGTTTCACCTGCACCAAGTGACTTTAGCCGCTCTTTATCAAGCTCACTTTGAGCGTAAATTTTGTCTATAAATTTAAAAAGATATCTATAAAAAAAGCCAAATTTCAGGTAGCTTTTGTAGCTTCTGTCTGAAATTCTCGCATTTATTAATATCACTCGGCTACCCTTTAGCTTTGCCATTAAAACTAGCATAAGCCAAAGCTCAGCCTCAAAAATAACTAAAATTTTGCTCTTTTTTAGCCAAAATGGCAAGAAAATTTCAAATGGCAAAAATCTCGTGTTAGAGCAAATTTTACTTGCCGCTTCAAAGCCCGTATTTGTCACCACACTTATAGCTTTACTATCAAATTTTTGCATCAAAGGTTTGAGTGCTTGCACCTCGCCAAATGAACAAGCGTGAAAATGCACATCTGCATCTTGAAATTTAGGATTATTAAAGAGGAAAAAACGTGCCGGAATTGATTTATGATACTTTTTTTTAAAACTTAAAATAATTAGAAATATAGCCCCAAAGAGATAGAGTATTGAGGCTAGAAAGTAATATATTATTATCACGAAATGTGTTATTGCTCTTGTTTATACAAAATTCTGCCACAATGTGGACATGTAACGATATCTTCGCCCTTGATAACAGCAGAGAAAGTTTTGTCGTTTATCTGCATAAAGCAACCATAACAAGCTTGTTTTTTTACAGGAACAACAGCCGTATTATGAGCCCATTTTCTAATTTTTTCATAAAATGCGAGAATTTTTTGATTCATAGTGGCGATAAGCTTGTCTTTTTTAGCATAAACTTCTTTACGTTCTTTTTCGATATTTTCAAGTTCAGATGAAGTTTTGCTTTTTATATTTTTTAAATTCTCTTCAAGTTCAGCTTTTTTTGCACCAAGCTCATCTTTTTGACTATTTTTACCATCTATTAGCTTCTCAAGTCTAGCAATCTCTTCATTTGCAGCCTCAAGTTGCTCTTTTGCAATATCCTCTTCAAGACTTAGAGCTTTTATCTCCTTTTCGCTTTTTGCACTTGAGCTTTTTTTAGCTACATCTTTTATCTTTGCACTAAACTCGGCAATATGAGCATTTGTACCTGATTTTTGAGACTTTAAGTCACTTACCTCTTCATCTAGTCTTTCTATATTAACCGTTATAGTTTCGCACTCTTCTTCTATATTTTTATAAGCCTTTTCTATATCCTGAATGCGTGGTATAAAGCCATCTATTTGTTTATCAAGGTCAGATAATTCAACTAATTGTTGTAAGTATTTATTCATAATGTTTCCTTTTTTTGTTAGCAATATGTAAATGGATTTTTAGAATTGCGTATTATAACTTCAATTTTCAGATTTTGCAAATATTTTGCTAAAAAATCACCAAAACAACGTTCACTTTCATAGTGATTTATATCGATTAAATTTAGCCCATTTTCCTTCGCATAAAGGGCTTGGTGATATTTTAGATCACCCGTTAAAAAGACATCTGCTTTTACATCTTGGATGAGATCTGCGCCACTTCCGGTGCAGATACAAATTTTAGAAATTTCATCTTTTGCATGAACCACTCTTAAATTTTCTAGCCCAAGTTTTTCTTTTACAAATTTGCAAAGCTCGCTAAATTTCATCTTCACATCAGCATAGATCAAAAAGCCCTCTTTGTTCGAAATTTCAAGCTCCAAAACCTGCATCACAAATTTTTCATTTAAAAAAGCAAGGTCGGCATTTGTATGAAGCGAGATGAGCGAGATATTTTTTATCATCATCTCTCTTATGAGTGAGCTTGGATAAAGGCTGTAGTCTAGGCTTTTTAACCCCTTAAAAATGAGCGGATGGTGAGTGATGATGAGCGAATTTGGCAAGACATTTTGCAAAAGTTCGCTATCCAAATCAAGACTTAGATAAATTCGCTCAAATTCGCTATCAAATGAGCCAACTTGTAGGCCACTATTGTCCCAGGACTCTTGGCTCGCAAATGGGCAAATTTCATCTAAAATTTTATAAATTTCAGCTATTTTCATAAAATTTTACTTTTGCCCTAGGCTCTCTTTATAAGTTAGCGCACACTCTTTGGCCAGCTCGCGGATTTTTAGGATGTAGTCTTGCCTTTGTGTAACACTTATCGCCCCACGCGCATCAAGGACGTTAAATGTGTGAGCCGCAAGCATGCAATAATCATACGCTGGCAGTGAAATTTTAGCCTCTAAGCAGCGTTTGCACTCGTTAAATGCGTTTTCGAACTGGTTAAAAAGCATATCGACGTTTGCTACTTCAAAGTTATATTTACTCCACTCATACTCACCTTGTTTATGCACGTCGGCGTAGGTTACGATGTTGCCATTAGAGTCGTCCCAAACGATGTCATAGACGCTATTTACGTCTTGGAGATACATGGCTAAGCGCTCAAGTCCGTATGTTATCTCACCAGAAATCAACTCGCATGCGATGCCACCCACTTGTTGAAAATAGGTAAACTGCGTCACTTCCATGCCATCTAGCCAGACCTCCCAGCCTAGCCCCCAAGCGCCCAGAGTCGGGCTCTCCCAGTTATCCTCGACGAATCGGATGTCGTGATCTTTTAAATTTAACCCAAGCTTTTCAAGGCTTTTTAGATAAAGCTCCTGGATATTTTCCGGGCTCGGTTTAATGAGCACCTGAAACTGATAATAAGCGCCTAGGCGGTTTGGATTTTCGCCGTATCTGCCATCAGTCGGACGGCGGCTTGGAGCTACATATGCAGTCGCCCACGGCTTTGGTCCGAGGCTCCTTAAAAATGTCGCTTGGTGATATGTGCCCGCACCAGCTGGCATGTCGTATGGTTGAAGTATCACGCAGCCTTGCTCTTGCCAATAGTTTTGAAGGGTTAATATTATTTGTGAAAATGTCATTGCTTTCCTTTTAAAATTTTACTTTACATAGTGTATAACTGCGCCAGGTCCTAGTGGTAGATCAAAAATGTACCAAAATGACATTAGCACTGTCCAAGAAATTAAAAATGCAACCGTATAAGGAAGCATAATGGAAACTACTGATCCAATTTTTAACTCTTTATTGTATTTTTGCATAAAAGCTACTATCAAAACAAAAAACGGCATCAAGGGCGTTATGATATTTGTAGTAGAGTCGCCTATTCTAAAAGCAGCCTGCGTAAGCTCTGGTGAAAGTCCAAGATTCATAAACATTGGTACAAAAATCGGAGCCATCATCGCCCACTTTGCAGAATCAACAGCTATAAATAAATTTATAAAAGCGATCAAGAAAATAAAAACTATAATAAGGCTAAGTCCAGTCAACCCGATCTCTTTTAGAAAAATAGAACCTTTAATAGAAAGTACTAGCCCAATATTTGAGGTATTAAAAAGATATGTAAACTGAGCTGCAAAAAATATCAAAACCAAAAATCCTGATAGCTCAGAAATAGATTGTTCCATAAATTTTATGGCATCATTACTGCTTTTTATACTCCTGGCGCCTACACCGTAAGCTACGCCTACCACTATAAAAAGTAACATCATAAAAACGACAATAGAATGCATAAAAGTAGATTTCATAAAGCTTTCATTGCCTTTTGCTCCAAATAAAGAGCCAGAAGGCAAAATAGCCACAAGCAGTAAAATCACAAAAACGATC from Campylobacter concisus encodes:
- the glyQ gene encoding glycine--tRNA ligase subunit alpha — its product is MTFSQIILTLQNYWQEQGCVILQPYDMPAGAGTYHQATFLRSLGPKPWATAYVAPSRRPTDGRYGENPNRLGAYYQFQVLIKPSPENIQELYLKSLEKLGLNLKDHDIRFVEDNWESPTLGAWGLGWEVWLDGMEVTQFTYFQQVGGIACELISGEITYGLERLAMYLQDVNSVYDIVWDDSNGNIVTYADVHKQGEYEWSKYNFEVANVDMLFNQFENAFNECKRCLEAKISLPAYDYCMLAAHTFNVLDARGAISVTQRQDYILKIRELAKECALTYKESLGQK